A genomic window from Syngnathus typhle isolate RoL2023-S1 ecotype Sweden linkage group LG18, RoL_Styp_1.0, whole genome shotgun sequence includes:
- the lhpp gene encoding phospholysine phosphohistidine inorganic pyrophosphate phosphatase — protein sequence MRRTRAVVVMADTCWPSCATNLKGVILDMCGVLYDSGEGDGVAIPGSVEAVRKLKASDLKLRFCTNETQAAREKFVAKLQRLGFDICVSEVFSPAPAAVAVLRQRGLRPHLLVYDALLPEFDGIDTSDPNCVVIGDAAEKFSYANLNEAFRVLIGLEKPTLFSLGKGKYYKETDGLKLDVGVYMKALEYACDVEAEVIGKPSATFFQSVLNDMALQPHEVMMIGDDLVNDVGGAQQVGMRGVQVRTGKYRPSDQRHPSVIADGTADNLAQAVDVILNRRGKP from the exons ATGCGCAGAACGAGAGCGGTAGTCGTCATGGCGGACACTTGCTGGCCGAGCTGCGCTACGAATTTAAAAGGCGTCATACTGGACATGTGCGGAGTTTTGTATGACAGCGGGGAGGGAGACGGAGTGGCCATCCCTGGCTCCGTCGAAGCCGTGAGGAA GCTCAAAGCGTCCGACCTGAAGTTGAGATTCTGTACCAATGAAACTCAGGCAGCGAGAGAGAAGTTTGTGGCCAAACTCCAAAGATTGGGATTTGACATTTGTGTCAGTGAGGTCTTCTCTCCGGCACCTGCAGCAGTTGCTGTGCTGAGACAAAGAGGGCTGCGGCCCCACCTGCTGGTGTACGATG CGCTTCTGCCTGAGTTTGACGGTATCGACACGAGCGATCCTAATTGCGTGGTGATCGGTGATGCGGCAGAAAAATTCTCTTACGCCAACTTAAATGAAGCATTCAGGGTCCTGATCGGGCTGGAGAAGCCAACCTTGTTCTCCCTCGGAAAAGG AAAGTATTACAAAGAGACGGATGGTCTGAAGCTAGACGTGGGAGTTTACATGAAGGCTCTGGAG TACGCTTGTGACGTGGAGGCCGAGGTCATCGGGAAGCCCTCTGCCACGTTCTTCCAGAGCGTTCTCAACGACATGGCTCTGCAGCCACATGAG GTGATGATGATTGGCGACGATCTGGTGAACGATGTTGGCGGTGCCCAGCAAGTCGGAATGAGAGGCGTGCAAGTCCGaacaggaaaatacag GCCCAGTGACCAGAGGCACCCGAGCGTGATTGCCGACGGGACGGCCGACAACCTGGCCCAGGCTGTGGACGTGATCCTCAACCGCAGGGGGAAACCCTAA
- the oat gene encoding ornithine aminotransferase, mitochondrial, producing MKSLIIQISRSLRSSAPHRGVHSAARPASARKPLTSEEIYAREEKYGAHNYHPLPVALERGEGIYVWDVEGSRYFDFLSAYSAVNQGHCHPKIIAALTDQASKLTLTSRAFYNDVLGTYEEYVTAMFGYDKVLPMNTGVEGGETACKLARKWAYNVKGVPKNKAKIVFADGNFWGRTLAAISSSTDPSSYEGFGPFMPGFELVPFNDIPALEKALEDPHVAAFMVEPIQGEAGVVVPDNGYLTKVRELCTQRNVLWIADEVQTGLARTGRRLAVDHEQVRPDIVILGKALSGGVYPVSAVLCNDEVMLTIKPGEHGSTYGGNPIACRVAIAALEVMEEEKLAENAEQMGRLLRSELRKLPSDIVSTVRGKGLLNAVVIKETKDYDAWKLCLRLRDNGLLAKPTHGDIIRLAPPLTINEPQLRECIDIIYRTVAAL from the exons ATGAAGTCATTGATTATCCAGATCAGTCGCAGCCTGAGGAGCTCCGCGCCGCACCGTGGCGTCCACTCGGCGGCGCGTCCCGCCTCTGCGCGCAAGCCGCTCACCTCGGAGGAGATCTACGCTCGTGAGGAGAAGTACGGCGCGCACAACTACCATCCCCTCCCTGTGGCGCTGGAAAGGGGCGAGG GAATCTACGTGTGGGATGTTGAAGGCAGCCGCTACTTTGACTTCCTGAGCGCCTACAGCGCCGTCAATCAGGGCCACTGCCACCCCAAGATCATCGCCGCCCTCACCGACCAAGCCTCCAAGCTCACGCTGACCTCCCGAGCCTTCTACAACGACGTGCTGGGCACCTACGAGGAATACGTCACCGCCATGTTTGGCTACGACAAGGTCTTGCCCATGAACACCG GTGTGGAAGGCGGCGAGACGGCCTGCAAGCTGGCTCGTAAGTGGGCCTACAATGTGAAGGGCGTGCCCAAGAACAAAGCCAAGATTGTTTTTGCTG ATGGCAACTTCTGGGGCCGCACGCTGGCAGCCATCTCCAGCTCCACCGACCCCAGCAGCTACGAAGGCTTTGGCCCCTTCATGCCCGGATTTGAGCTTGTGCCGTTTAACGACATTCCCGCGCTTGAG AAAGCCCTCGAAGACCCGCACGTCGCCGCCTTCATGGTGGAGCCAATCCAGGGCGAGGCGGGCGTGGTGGTGCCCGACAACGGCTACTTGACCAAAGTCAGGGAGCTGTGCACGCAGCGCAAC GTTCTGTGGATCGCTGACGAGGTGCAGACGGGTTTGGCGCGAACCGGGCGGCGTCTGGCCGTTGACCACGAGCAAGTGCGGCCAGATATTGTCATCCTGGGGAAAGCGCTCTCGGGAGGGGTTTACCCA GTGTCGGCCGTGCTGTGCAACGACGAGGTCATGCTGACCATCAAGCCCGGGGAGCACGGCTCCACGTACGGAGGGAACCCCATCGCATGTCGGGTTGCCATTGCTGCCCTTGAG GtgatggaggaggagaagcTAGCGGAGAACGCAGAGCAGATGGGACGGCTGCTGCGCTCGGAGCTGAGGAAGCTGCCGTCCGACATTGTGAGCACGGTGCGAGGCAAGGGCCTGCTCAACGCCGTGGTGATCAAAGAAACCAAAG ACTACGACGCGTGGAAGTTGTGCCTGCGCCTCCGTGACAACGGCCTGCTGGCCAAGCCCACCCACGGCGACATCATCCGCCTGGCGCCGCCCCTCACCATCAACGAGCCCCAGTTGAGAGAGTGCATCGACATCATCTACAGAACCGTCGCCGCGCTCTAA
- the LOC133171459 gene encoding carbohydrate sulfotransferase 15-like isoform X1: protein MPRSQHCRRNFWRVLPAASADEVASAWTVTQPPPNSGLQQSRTMSHMDYKYTLLDSGGDDYGKRPLLLQVDQAPMNLFAVLQVRPELPRRRGSPGYFRKVRLCGVLLGVAVTFVIMASYVLTGDRKDLLLTPSPYHHLVNPPGAFSAFNLSLVKDYAHLQLVVKSIESKVEFHAGRRPPELEALLRSERHMFSVMPRQFLPGLRNPCWYEEYAGNVTSDPYRSNLYARYARSFRTVFQRLRSTFQKHLSSRDGKLYRIRCLPYFYIIGQPKCGTTDLYDRLRLHPDVKFSTFKEPHWWTRKRFGIIRLSEGFHDRYPVEDYLDLFDQAAHLIQGSPAANDSETPSRPNVIIGEASASTMWDNNAWVYFYDNATTGGEPPFLIQDFVHALQPDARFIVMLRDPVERLYSDYLYFGIANKSAEDFHEKVSESLQLLDGCLADYTLRSCVYNTSVNNAMPVRLQVGLYVVYLLDWLSVFSREQILVLRLEDHASNRKFTMHTVFRFLGLGPLSQSMESELNRSPASNSRRPADKNLGPMLPATQHVLRHFYAPFNRKLAQVLHDDAFVWDSQP from the exons ATGCCAAGAAGCCAACATTGCCGCAGGAATTTCTGGCGAGTATTACC GGCGGCGTCAGCGGATGAGGTGGCCTCTGCATGGACAGTTACCCAACCTCCTCCAAACTCTGGACTCCAGCAGTCACGGACTATGAGCCACATGGACTACAAGTACACCCTGCTGGACTCAGGGGGGGACGACTACGGCAAGAGACCGCTGCTCCTACAGGTGGACCAGGCTCCCATGAACCTGTTCGCCGTCCTGCAGGTGAGGCCGGAGCTCCCGAGGAGGCGGGGCTCGCCCGGCTACTTTCGCAAAGTCCGCCTGTGCGGAGTGCTTCTCGGCGTGGCCGTCACTTTCGTCATCATGGCCTCGTACGTCCTAACGGGGGACAGGAAGGACCTTTTGCTCACGCCGTCGCCTTATCACCACTTGGTCAACCCCCCGGGAGCCTTCTCGGCTTTCAACCTGTCTTTGGTCAAGGACTACGCGCACCTTCAGCTGGTGGTCAAGTCCATCGAGTCCAAAGTGGAGTTCCACGCTGGCAGACGGCCGCCGGAGCTCGAGGCTCTGCTTCGCAGTGAGCGACAC ATGTTTTCAGTCATGCCCCGGCAATTCCTCCCAGGTTTGCGCAACCCTTGCTGGTACGAGGAGTACGCCGGCAACGTCACCTCGGACCCGTACCGCTCCAACTTATACGCGCGCTACGCACGCAGCTTCCGCACCGTCTTCCAGCGCTTGAGGAGCACTTTCCAAAAACACTTGTCGAGCCGCGACGGGAAACTTTATCGCATCCGCTGCCTACCGTATTTCTACATCATCGGACAGCCCAAGTGCGGCACCACGGATCTTTACGATCGCCTGCGGCTGCACCCCGACGTCAAGTTCTCCACCTTCAAAGAGCCGCACTGGTGGACCCGCAAGAGGTTTG GGATCATCCGTCTGAGCGAGGGCTTCCACGACCGCTACCCGGTGGAGGACTACCTGGACTTGTTCGACCAGGCCGCTCACCTCATCCAAGGCAGCCCGGCGGCCAACGACAGCGAAACGCCGAGTCGGCCCAATGTCATCATCG GCGAAGCCAGCGCGTCCACCATGTGGGACAACAACGCTTGGGTGTACTTCTACGACAACGCCACCACCGGGGGGGAGCCGCCCTTCCTCATCCAAGACTTTGTGCACGCGCTGCAGCCCGACGCCCGCTTCATCGTCATGCTCAGGGACCCGGTGGAAAG GCTCTACTCGGACTACTTGTACTTCGGCATCGCCAACAAGTCGGCGGAGGACTTCCACGAGAAGGTGTCCGAGTCCCTGCAGTTGTTGGACGGCTGTCTGGCCGACTACACGCTTCGCTCCTGTGTCTACAACACTAGCGTCAACAACGCCATGCCC GTGCGATTACAGGTGGGCCTCTACGTGGTCTACCTGCTGGACTGGCTGAGCGTCTTCAGCCGTGAGCAGATCTTGGTGCTCAGGTTGGAGGACCACGCCTCCAACAGGAAGTTCACCATGCACACCGTCTTCCGCTTCCTCGGGCTTG GGCCGCTGAGCCAGTCAATGGAGTCTGAGCTGAACAGAAGCCCCGCCTCCAACAGCAGGAGGCCGGCTGACAAGAACCTGGGCCCCATGCTGCCCGCTACACAACACGTCCTTCGCCACTTCTACGCCCCCTTCAACCGCAAGCTGGCGCAAGTCTTGCACGACGACGCCTTCGTCTGGGACTCCCAACCCTGA
- the LOC133171459 gene encoding carbohydrate sulfotransferase 15-like isoform X2, whose product MSHMDYKYTLLDSGGDDYGKRPLLLQVDQAPMNLFAVLQVRPELPRRRGSPGYFRKVRLCGVLLGVAVTFVIMASYVLTGDRKDLLLTPSPYHHLVNPPGAFSAFNLSLVKDYAHLQLVVKSIESKVEFHAGRRPPELEALLRSERHMFSVMPRQFLPGLRNPCWYEEYAGNVTSDPYRSNLYARYARSFRTVFQRLRSTFQKHLSSRDGKLYRIRCLPYFYIIGQPKCGTTDLYDRLRLHPDVKFSTFKEPHWWTRKRFGIIRLSEGFHDRYPVEDYLDLFDQAAHLIQGSPAANDSETPSRPNVIIGEASASTMWDNNAWVYFYDNATTGGEPPFLIQDFVHALQPDARFIVMLRDPVERLYSDYLYFGIANKSAEDFHEKVSESLQLLDGCLADYTLRSCVYNTSVNNAMPVRLQVGLYVVYLLDWLSVFSREQILVLRLEDHASNRKFTMHTVFRFLGLGPLSQSMESELNRSPASNSRRPADKNLGPMLPATQHVLRHFYAPFNRKLAQVLHDDAFVWDSQP is encoded by the exons ATGAGCCACATGGACTACAAGTACACCCTGCTGGACTCAGGGGGGGACGACTACGGCAAGAGACCGCTGCTCCTACAGGTGGACCAGGCTCCCATGAACCTGTTCGCCGTCCTGCAGGTGAGGCCGGAGCTCCCGAGGAGGCGGGGCTCGCCCGGCTACTTTCGCAAAGTCCGCCTGTGCGGAGTGCTTCTCGGCGTGGCCGTCACTTTCGTCATCATGGCCTCGTACGTCCTAACGGGGGACAGGAAGGACCTTTTGCTCACGCCGTCGCCTTATCACCACTTGGTCAACCCCCCGGGAGCCTTCTCGGCTTTCAACCTGTCTTTGGTCAAGGACTACGCGCACCTTCAGCTGGTGGTCAAGTCCATCGAGTCCAAAGTGGAGTTCCACGCTGGCAGACGGCCGCCGGAGCTCGAGGCTCTGCTTCGCAGTGAGCGACAC ATGTTTTCAGTCATGCCCCGGCAATTCCTCCCAGGTTTGCGCAACCCTTGCTGGTACGAGGAGTACGCCGGCAACGTCACCTCGGACCCGTACCGCTCCAACTTATACGCGCGCTACGCACGCAGCTTCCGCACCGTCTTCCAGCGCTTGAGGAGCACTTTCCAAAAACACTTGTCGAGCCGCGACGGGAAACTTTATCGCATCCGCTGCCTACCGTATTTCTACATCATCGGACAGCCCAAGTGCGGCACCACGGATCTTTACGATCGCCTGCGGCTGCACCCCGACGTCAAGTTCTCCACCTTCAAAGAGCCGCACTGGTGGACCCGCAAGAGGTTTG GGATCATCCGTCTGAGCGAGGGCTTCCACGACCGCTACCCGGTGGAGGACTACCTGGACTTGTTCGACCAGGCCGCTCACCTCATCCAAGGCAGCCCGGCGGCCAACGACAGCGAAACGCCGAGTCGGCCCAATGTCATCATCG GCGAAGCCAGCGCGTCCACCATGTGGGACAACAACGCTTGGGTGTACTTCTACGACAACGCCACCACCGGGGGGGAGCCGCCCTTCCTCATCCAAGACTTTGTGCACGCGCTGCAGCCCGACGCCCGCTTCATCGTCATGCTCAGGGACCCGGTGGAAAG GCTCTACTCGGACTACTTGTACTTCGGCATCGCCAACAAGTCGGCGGAGGACTTCCACGAGAAGGTGTCCGAGTCCCTGCAGTTGTTGGACGGCTGTCTGGCCGACTACACGCTTCGCTCCTGTGTCTACAACACTAGCGTCAACAACGCCATGCCC GTGCGATTACAGGTGGGCCTCTACGTGGTCTACCTGCTGGACTGGCTGAGCGTCTTCAGCCGTGAGCAGATCTTGGTGCTCAGGTTGGAGGACCACGCCTCCAACAGGAAGTTCACCATGCACACCGTCTTCCGCTTCCTCGGGCTTG GGCCGCTGAGCCAGTCAATGGAGTCTGAGCTGAACAGAAGCCCCGCCTCCAACAGCAGGAGGCCGGCTGACAAGAACCTGGGCCCCATGCTGCCCGCTACACAACACGTCCTTCGCCACTTCTACGCCCCCTTCAACCGCAAGCTGGCGCAAGTCTTGCACGACGACGCCTTCGTCTGGGACTCCCAACCCTGA